The Flavobacterium sp. M31R6 nucleotide sequence CTCTGTTACATCTCGAGCTATAGCATAAACTAAATTATTGGCGGTATGCAAATTGGCTTTCCATTGTAAACAAACCGATTCTCCATTTTTTTTTATATATCTATTTTCAAAATCGACTGTAGGATTGTTTTTGGTCAAATTTCGAACTTCTTCTAAAGTTTTATCTAAATCATCAGGATGTACAAATTCAAGAAAAGGTCTTGATAATAATTCTTCCTTTGAATAGCCTAAGGTTTTGACAAATTCATCATTGACTACTTTGTAATAAGCATTAGTATCGGCGATGCAAACTAAATCCGGGGACTCTTTTACGAAATATTCAAAATTGGTTATAGCAAACTTTTCATCATTTAACTTTTTAATTAGCAATTCTTGCGCCTCAACTTTTTGGAGTAATTCATCATATGTAAACTCCTTTTTCGTCTTTTCCATTATTAGAAATTAAATAATTAATGTTTGCTATTACAAAATTTTTATAAATATAGCACAGTCTTTCAGAAAAAAAAATAACTGTTGATAAAACAAAAAAACATTTCAGTTAATTCATTTAAAAAGCATTGCTTTTGTTCACTCCATTCATTCCTTTTATTTTTTCATTTCTTGTGACTACTGTGACAATTGTTACTGACTATCGCTTTTCATCATTCTAAATTTGCCTCATAATTAAGAAAACCAATTATGAGAAAAATCAATTTTATACTACTGGGAATTATTTCAATCACCCATTTTGGATATAGTCAAGATACCATAGCTATTTCTAAAAAAGACATTTGGGAAAAAGCAGCTGACAAGAACTTGCAAATCAAGATGGCGAATCAAGATTTCAAATCGGCTCAAGCTGATTATCGCCAATCGAATTCGTTGTTCTTGCCGAATATCTCGGCTTCGCACACTTCAATGGCAACAACCAATCCGTTGATGGCTTTTGGTTCCAAATTAAATCAGGGGATTTTAACGCCTTCCGACTTTGATCCTGCAAAACTGAACAATCCGTCACAAACCCAAAATTTTGCGACAAGAATTGATGTTTTGCAACCGCTTATCAACGTTGACGGATTGTATGGACGACAAGCAGCCAAATCAAAAATGGATGCCTATCAATTGCAAACCGAAAGAACCAAAGAATATTTGGAGCTGGAAATTAACAAAGCTTTTATGCAATTGCAAATGAGTTACAAAGCCGTAAAAGTGATTGAAAAAGCAAATGTAACGGCTGAAGCCAATTTGAAACTGATTCAAAATTATTTCAAACAGGGAATTTTGCAAAAAACCGATTTACTATCAATGCAAGTACGCGTCAATGAAGTCCAAAATCAATTGCAATACGCCAAAAGTAACGTACAAAACGCTTCGGATTATTTGGCTTTTCTTTTGGATGAAGGCACTGCAAACAAGGTCTATAAACCCCTTGAGGAATTGGACAATGTCATCATAATTGATGCTTTCAATACTTCATTATCGGATAATCGTAAAGACATTCAGGCGATGAATAAAACAACCGAATCCTATGGCAAAATGTTACAATCGAGCAAAATGAATTTCTTGCCAAGATTGAACGCTTTTGGAAGTTACGAAATGTATGCACAGCAACTTTTCGGATCCAATTCGACTGGATATGTAGTGGGAGCGCAATTGTCTTGGAATGCTTTTGACGGATATAAATCCATTGGAAAAATGGAAAAAGCCAAAGCTGATTTCCAAAAATCGGAAATCGAAACCCAACAATACAAAGCGCAAAGCCAAATGGAATTGAGCAAAGCCAACAGACAACTTAGAGATGCCGAAAACAAGGTGAATTTAGAAAAACTGGCTTTAGAACAATCCAAAGAAGCCTATAGAATAAGAAGCAATCGTTTTACACAAGGATTAGAAAAAACCACGGACTTATTGCTTACGGAAACTCAGATGTATCAAAAAGAACTAGAGTATTTGCAAGCCGTTTTTGAATACAATTATACACAAGAATACTTAGGCTTTTTGACTAAATAAATAATTTTAATGGCAATGGCAAAAATCAATATCAATATCAATATCAATTATAAAAAATATACAATGAAGAACATCTTATTAAAATCAGCTATAATCACTTCACTATTTGTTTTACTGCTTTCCTCTTGTCATGGCGAGAAGAAAGAATCCATTGCAAAAGAACCTGCTATCGCAGTAAAAGTAAGTGGTGTGTCTGAAAACAACAACAGGCAATTTGTAACGGCCAGTGGAAAAATTGAAGCCGAAAACTCGGCCAATTTAAGCACGCGAATGATGGGCTATGTAACCAAAATTCACGTTCAAGTGGGGCAAAAAGTAAATGAAGGACAATTGTTGGTCAGCATCAACAACACCGATTTGCAAGCCAAAAAAGCGCAAGTGGATGCCAGTATTTTGCAAGCAACAGCTGGCTACAACAATGCCAAAAAAGATTACGACCGTTTTGTGAATTTATTTAAACAACAAAGTGCTTCACAAAAAGAACTAGACGACATGACGGCTCGTTTTGAAATGGCAAAAGCAGGTTTGGAAGGTGCCAAACAAATGCGAAACGAAGTAATGGCGCAATTCTCTTACTCGAATATCACAGCTCCGTTTGCGGGTGTGGTAACCAATACTTTTGTAAAAGAAGGCGACATGGCCAATCCCGGTATGCCATTGGTAAGTATAGAAGGAGCATCGAGATTGCAAGTAACGGCTATGGTTTCAGAAAGTGACATTACTGCCATCAAAAAAGGAATGGATGTAAAAGTACTGGTTAAATCCTCTAACGAAAGCTTGGGTGGAAAAGTTAGCGAAGTAAGTTTATCGGCAAAAAATACGGGGGGACAATATTTGGTAAAAATCAATTTGAACAAAACCGATGATACTGTATTATCTGGAATGTTCGTAAACGTTCAGTTTCCTGTTGCCAATACCATACACCCGAGCGATAGCGAACAGGCGAAGCAAACAAAAACAAGCGGAAAAGTTCTGGTTCCCGAAAGTGCTTTGGTGCAACAAGGACAGTTAACCGGAATTTATACTATTGGAACTGGAAATATTGCCATATTAAGATGGTTGCGTGTTGGTAAAAACTTTGGTAATCAAGTAGAAGTTTTATCTGGCTTATCGGCCAATGAGCAATATATCGTTTCGGCTGAAGGGAAATTGTATAATGGAGCTTTGGTTAGTGTTCAGTAGTCTGATTGCAGAAATCAGATTGCAGGTTGCGGATTTTAGAATGCAGATTGCAGATTGCAGTAAGAAAATAGCTTGATAAAATATAGAATTCATCATTAATTCCGCGTGAGGGATAGTAGTGGAAATCCTTTTTATTAATAAATCCCGACAGGGTTTGTTGATAAAAAGATTGAAACGGATAGCCCGACCCGACCTTTTTCGGGAGGGTCACGCCCAAATAAATAAAAGAAATTATGCAAGAAGGAATTTCAGGTAAAATAGCCCATTTTTTCATCAATTCGAAGTTAACGATACTGTTGATGGTGGCTTTGATGATTATAGGAGTGTACAGCTCGTTTCTAATCCCAAGGGAGGAAGAACCACAAATAAATGTTCCGATGGCCGACGTAATGGTGGGTTATCCCGGTGCTAATCCCACCGAAGTTGAGAGTCGTGTGATTAAGCCTTTGGAGAAAGTAATTTCGAATATCAAAGGGGTTGAACACGTGCACAGTATGGCGATGAACGGTCAGGCGATGTTGATTGTACAGTTTTTTGTGGGGCAGGATGTGGAGCGTTCGTATGTAAAATTATATGACGAATTGGCGAAACACGAAGGTATGTTTCCGCAGGGAGTGTACAAACCAATGGTAAAAACCCGCTCGATTGATGATGTGCCGATGTTGGGATTAACACTTTGGAGCGAAAAACAAGACAGTTTTCAGTTGCGTCAGCTTGCCGAAGAAGTGACTTCGGAAATTGAAAAAGTAAAAGATGTGGCCATTACCAAGGAAATTGGAGGCAACAATCGCGAACTGAAAGTGATTTTGGACAAAGATAAAATGGCCGAAAATGGCGTGGATGCTTTGGGCGTTATGCAAATGATTCAGGCCAATAACGGCAGTTCACAATCGGGTAGTTTTGTCAATGACAATAAAGAATATTTGGTTACCACGGGACAATTTTTGTCGAATGCGGAAGATGTAGAAAACCTCGTGGTAGGTGTCAATAAAAACCTGCCTGTCTATTTGAAACAAGTTGCCAAAGTGCAAGACGGCCCCTCTACAGCCATAAGTTATGTGTCGTTTGGGTATGGCAAAGCCAATGAAAAATTCAAAACCGCCAAATCCGAATATCCTGCCGTTACGATCTCTGTAGGAAAAGTGAAAGGTGCAGATGCAATGAAAATATCGGCAAAAATTATTGCCAAAGTAGAACAATTAAAAAAGAATTTAATTCCAAATGATGTACACGTTGAAGTAACACGTAACTATGGGGAAACGGCTTCGGACAAAGTGGGTGAATTATTGATGCACTTGGGAATTGCGATTATTGCCGTGACGCTTTTGGTAATGCTTGCTATGGGCTGGCGCGGTGGATTGGTGGTTTTCTTCTCCGTTCCCTTGACGTTTGCGCTGACGTTGTTTGCCTATTATTTATTGGGTTATACGCTAAACAGAATTACACTGTTTGCCTTGGTATTTGTGGTGGGAATTGTGGTCGATGACAGTATTATTATTGCCGAGAATATGCACCGCCATTTCAAAATGAAGCGACTGCCATTCAAACAAGCGGCGATTTATGCGATTAACGAAGTCGGAAATCCAACGATTTTGGCAACGTTTACCGTAATTGCGGCGATACTTCCCATGGCGTTTGTATCTGGAATGATGGGACCTTATATGAGTCCGATGCCAATTGGTGCTTCGATCGCGATGTTATTGTCGTTGTTTGTGGCCTTGACGGTGACACCTTATTTGGGTTATCATTTGCTTCAGGAAAAAGAAGAGCAACAACACAAAGAATCCGAAGGAATAGAAACGAGTTGGGTCTATAAAATCTACAGCAAACTGGAACGTCCCTTCTTGGAAAGCAGTGCCAAAAGGCGTATTCTGGTTGCGGTAACCGTGTTTTTGCTGTTTGGATCTGTTTTCATGTTTTTTAATAAATCGGTGGTGGTAAAAATGCTACCATTCGATAATAAAAACGAATTTCAAGTGGTGATTGATATGCCCGAAGGAACTACGCTGGAACGTACTGCTGCCGTTACCAAAGAAATTGCTCAATATCTTTCGACAAAACCCGAAGTGGTGGATTATCAAAATTATATTGGTACATCGGCACCTATAACTTTCAA carries:
- a CDS encoding TolC family protein, with the translated sequence MRKINFILLGIISITHFGYSQDTIAISKKDIWEKAADKNLQIKMANQDFKSAQADYRQSNSLFLPNISASHTSMATTNPLMAFGSKLNQGILTPSDFDPAKLNNPSQTQNFATRIDVLQPLINVDGLYGRQAAKSKMDAYQLQTERTKEYLELEINKAFMQLQMSYKAVKVIEKANVTAEANLKLIQNYFKQGILQKTDLLSMQVRVNEVQNQLQYAKSNVQNASDYLAFLLDEGTANKVYKPLEELDNVIIIDAFNTSLSDNRKDIQAMNKTTESYGKMLQSSKMNFLPRLNAFGSYEMYAQQLFGSNSTGYVVGAQLSWNAFDGYKSIGKMEKAKADFQKSEIETQQYKAQSQMELSKANRQLRDAENKVNLEKLALEQSKEAYRIRSNRFTQGLEKTTDLLLTETQMYQKELEYLQAVFEYNYTQEYLGFLTK
- a CDS encoding efflux RND transporter permease subunit; amino-acid sequence: MQEGISGKIAHFFINSKLTILLMVALMIIGVYSSFLIPREEEPQINVPMADVMVGYPGANPTEVESRVIKPLEKVISNIKGVEHVHSMAMNGQAMLIVQFFVGQDVERSYVKLYDELAKHEGMFPQGVYKPMVKTRSIDDVPMLGLTLWSEKQDSFQLRQLAEEVTSEIEKVKDVAITKEIGGNNRELKVILDKDKMAENGVDALGVMQMIQANNGSSQSGSFVNDNKEYLVTTGQFLSNAEDVENLVVGVNKNLPVYLKQVAKVQDGPSTAISYVSFGYGKANEKFKTAKSEYPAVTISVGKVKGADAMKISAKIIAKVEQLKKNLIPNDVHVEVTRNYGETASDKVGELLMHLGIAIIAVTLLVMLAMGWRGGLVVFFSVPLTFALTLFAYYLLGYTLNRITLFALVFVVGIVVDDSIIIAENMHRHFKMKRLPFKQAAIYAINEVGNPTILATFTVIAAILPMAFVSGMMGPYMSPMPIGASIAMLLSLFVALTVTPYLGYHLLQEKEEQQHKESEGIETSWVYKIYSKLERPFLESSAKRRILVAVTVFLLFGSVFMFFNKSVVVKMLPFDNKNEFQVVIDMPEGTTLERTAAVTKEIAQYLSTKPEVVDYQNYIGTSAPITFNGLVRHYDLRGGSNMADIQVNLLHKEDRDLQSHAIAKEMRPEIQKIAKKYGANVKIIEVPPGPPVLSTLVAEIYGPNYKDQIKVAHQVKSILEKTTDIVDVDWMVEDNQTEYKLKIDKEKAMLNGIAPQQVVGNLTYLLKEYPVSNLYDQNSNDNVGIVLSLDDKDKTSLQDIENLKIKGSQGNMIPVSDLVKVEMDTLQKTIYRKDQKRVVYVTADMAGALESPVYAILGMNEKLAKMQLPKGYKVNELYMEQPTDESDFTVKWDGEWQITLEVFRDLGVAFMVVIVIIYMLIVGWFQNFKTPMVMMLAIPLSLIGIVFGHWLLNAYFTATSFIGMIALAGVMVRNSVLLIDFIEIRLNEGVPLKQAIIEAGAVRTTPILLTTGAVVIGASIILFDPIFQGLAISLVFGAIVSTILTLLVVPLIYYITERNKWEK
- a CDS encoding efflux RND transporter periplasmic adaptor subunit, which translates into the protein MKNILLKSAIITSLFVLLLSSCHGEKKESIAKEPAIAVKVSGVSENNNRQFVTASGKIEAENSANLSTRMMGYVTKIHVQVGQKVNEGQLLVSINNTDLQAKKAQVDASILQATAGYNNAKKDYDRFVNLFKQQSASQKELDDMTARFEMAKAGLEGAKQMRNEVMAQFSYSNITAPFAGVVTNTFVKEGDMANPGMPLVSIEGASRLQVTAMVSESDITAIKKGMDVKVLVKSSNESLGGKVSEVSLSAKNTGGQYLVKINLNKTDDTVLSGMFVNVQFPVANTIHPSDSEQAKQTKTSGKVLVPESALVQQGQLTGIYTIGTGNIAILRWLRVGKNFGNQVEVLSGLSANEQYIVSAEGKLYNGALVSVQ